The following proteins come from a genomic window of Astatotilapia calliptera chromosome 11, fAstCal1.2, whole genome shotgun sequence:
- the mdh2 gene encoding malate dehydrogenase, mitochondrial, which produces MFSRAVRPTVSLVRGLATSSQNNAKVAVLGASGGIGQPLSLLLKNSPLVSHLSLYDIAHTPGVAADLSHIETRAKVTGHIGPDQLGAALQGCDVVVIPAGVPRKPGMTRDDLFNTNASIVATLTDACARTCPEALICIISNPVNSTIPITSEIMKKHGVYNPNKVFGVTTLDIVRANTFVAELKGLDPARVNVPVIGGHAGKTIIPLISQCTPKVEFPADQLSALTERIQEAGTEVVKAKAGAGSATLSMAYAGARFTFSVLDAMNGKEGVVECSFVRSEETECKYFSTPILLGKNGIEKNLGLGKLSAFEEKLVADAIGELKASIKKGEDFVANLK; this is translated from the coding sequence GGCCACCTCGTCACAGAACAACGCCAAGGTGGCGGTGCTCGGGGCTTCGGGCGGCATAGGCCAGCCGCTATCGCTGCTACTCAAGAATAGCCCCCTGGTGAGCCACCTCTCCCTGTATGATATCGCTCATACACCCGGAGTGGCTGCAGACCTCAGCCACATCGAGACGAGGGCCAAGGTGACCGGCCACATAGGCCCCGACCAGCTCGGCGCTGCGCTGCAGGGTTGCGACGTTGTGGTAATTCCAGCCGGCGTGCCCAGAAAACCAGGCATGACCCGCGATGACCTTTTCAACACCAACGCCAGCATTGTGGCCACCTTGACCGATGCCTGCGCCCGCACTTGCCCTGAGGCTCTGATCTGCATTATCTCCAATCCCGTCAACTCCACCATCCCGATTACATCAGAGATCATGAAAAAGCATGGAGTGTACAACCCAAACAAAGTGTTTGGTGTCACAACCTTGGACATTGTAAGAGCTAACACCTTTGTTGCAGAGCTCAAGGGCCTGGATCCTGCTCGTGTTaatgtgccggtgattggaggCCATGCTGGGAAGACCATCATTCCTCTCATTTCCCAGTGCACGCCTAAAGTGGAGTTCCCTGCTGACCAGCTCTCCGCCCTGACTGAAAGGATCCAGGAGGCCGGCACAGAGGTGGTCAAGGCCAAGGCTGGAGCTGGATCTGCAACCCTCTCGATGGCCTATGCTGGCGCCCGCTTCACCTTCTCCGTCCTGGACGCCATGAATGGAAAAGAGGGAGTGGTGGAGTGTTCCtttgtcaggtctgaggagacaGAGTGCAAGTACTTCTCCACACCTATCCTTCTGGGGAAGAACGGCATCGAGAAGAACCTTGGCCTCGGCAAGTTGTCCGCCTTTGAGGAGAAGCTGGTTGCTGACGCCATCGGTGAGCTGAAGGCCTCTATCAAGAAGGGCGAGGATTTTGTCGCCAACCTGAAGTGA